The proteins below come from a single Portunus trituberculatus isolate SZX2019 chromosome 4, ASM1759143v1, whole genome shotgun sequence genomic window:
- the LOC123512917 gene encoding mucin-19-like, whose amino-acid sequence MDTRKRRKEGGSVLAPTLDSLQVSPKRARVHAQRKFAQGSQPNSPAPTPVKETRELRERTTTSEPRTRSATQAAPPPPPLDLVEVPVRPTVEDFLTFLCYRGTRMLPPSLEHFNSPQLVEQSGESRCQSPAREERSSRLSKKRQDGYTLDRRDREKELSKDSVKKNLDQATESDGTYSFPYRVTRSTPHPPPAPAPTPPPLPSAQKKLSKRLMMKKALILQNKAKTMRMQERKNLSLRRCEVQVADTAALQGSSVATRSGRLLQKYRLSATTAIARKKARVAMRSSIRPKQKLSRILQRLGGTALTADSRVPRITRSQAEGRSETSVGAGRGEVEGRVKERSEGVGKMRKEKGEDATQFPRPVRLVRPKLHGKVIVRKVVRVTREALKNTENGTNHVDASPTTSPGQAASPPQSPDQLPLAKRLRRSTQDAAVTHTPTGKKGAATHSHRKTDAPAHLENDKCTPHTSLENTVTSTSGSETPANTPTKNAHTPSKNAHTPHRSSATSSPTVSSTSSPHNTRSTPAKPSPHSASPSRRSARDERSATKEHDADNEEERTPVIRMRPSRRSREGTAPYLHLVSDGRGNGKSLTAAVVAAAGVTTQDHHREEEDQHQEEQQMEEEEEEEEEEEEGNGANVKGHNRTKEGDGAQRPQQGGAGPHEASPTESPSKTGGRKILRKAREAETDRQNSEPENVRVTRRTPAKDESGGGRRPRRGDTAEGTTRATARPEATPAASRSLRRTRSDADDAMRKVAPLPTRRASLETDGLTEAGKQRRKARSDPASHQDSEVEESERLSTNTRSRRELRRAGHAEAIPARRSEENDKAARTRVGRHGGGEGHGGSSSGGGSLRDVSPEIAKPTDLVTINDLKPKVEAEMLPAKRNCSKVEAVKEEAAALKDEKEDKAALEIKMEAKPTTTPQRTPDAGDNLHGPGGKSRRAVTQERRPEQHVSRESTRQAALRRTTDKSDSGSEAAESRSGSRSRSGSLGGTEPLAPEDKKATAAAAPQNRRKSIGGRRRSSNHDEAKLNEVLESVAKDFERDIDGDHYDKMEKDLMMGNKSPDKNGVAPPPDRDEADTWDDHTANPNDGGSAAARGGVGQGGGGGGGGSPSPRRGTASKKLSDVVRSLQRKAEGPGTPPAPDRPTFLRDFSSWTDDKQRQVSSPPVAPPAGTPPLDTPPPPLGAALGGEGEAVQDPATPPPPPPPPPPLPPAPQRSGMTKVQQPPCHPAPPTSSPPTPPSSSSSSTPSSTSSSSSPSTTSEDAPPAALPPSAMPPEPLPSLGKCVSARLVPAGQKAAVGPGKVAALEQVTVLPSLPVAVKTPAAISVVGPGFPSPLAVSRVPQAVTLSSVSSGAVVTSGPKPLDPATLKCGPKQLYIAPKPPTSSSASSSPAPGLAAVPPATQLSISVLPPGTQKPSPKPVQIAPKPPSSAPHLHPGTPMLAPQAGPMLQAQVQPLGQAVHTVQAMQALPQPIQTVQAMAHGVPMQAVITQAVLNPTHLVTPSSPAKIVTQPVFVTSPTPTATPYTLTPQQGAPHHHHLAGGVGAVARVLAPAVVGKVSAKPQALVASKTTDTLVSLAPSGGVRPMVPLGQVAAPHHHHHHHHHQHAAPQILTVNVVPLATTHVQTMAGQASLLAKPITTTLTQHQHTLLPAAAAAPEAVSCAAATLLSTTTATTTITATATATTTTTTTTASLQVTGGGGGVTNTCLSSGVAQGALLSGTVHGTTTTVQETPQTGTPANGRGGGGGGGGSGDGSGGSGGGGGGGGGGGGGGGGVGVGVVVGGGEGQIVLSTKPPPPPPPLPPLPLLGDKAVGGGSVLCGGQGVAAVCTTGVTTTKPLRPCTTTPATATTTSANTTSTTTTATTSTTTTATTTATTTATTTATTTATTTATTTATTTATTTATTTATTTATTTATTTATTTANTTATTTTSSPVLHNHVEGVANTPCSAEMGEVGRGIAAANVRVTEVCRAGHRNSCPAPTTTRGTSPALIPCRPSQSPCPVTITTIGGAPQPVWPSALAHRVSTVTRPPGLPVRLSSSISITHHKVGAGRGSCPVPLQPRDTMERAAGGGAVVGGRPRPIVAAARVDIRKVERPAAVTTEPCSTIPTPSVCPTPTPPTTAVDASTHTALPHRDQDQATPTPRNEVEASLAKTNLADGPHPGEEEGRAGDKTAAAAVAVVASMNGREEGEAERGGRRKEPLLRRSLFRTKSGEEKRGGAAAIYRTRTSEVKRPSGAFSPLHESSVYAFELEEARPEDALPFSQRIRNIQPSPSTSPAASPAKPTAATTTATLTTAANTTNAAATTAKPVPPVPQQPPARTPVPGMRSPVVRLAPLIVGRPRPSVGVLPQPLAVGKKTTTTTATGTTTTGTGTQPILASRAAGPTVPDNTTMPPKGATKTTKSPPTTPQEGTRVGAESEDKEAGSSGKNGSSNGSSSSSGSGSCGGKNGGRRNVSSASIAIQCDMDEGVAAAAAEEGGVRANESGTQTDGPAKFPLPPNASPFYYLPLAMAALGEKLPAQLVQQMLAKTQGLVGAAEAGMILQQAAQLAQQHQQKLQQGLAAPPPNTAAVKPIKPPITPLVSTNTTTTAAAVRPPPKPQECVAAAAATTCCPTTTNTTTTTIGTVPTPSTTTATTTTATTTTALTTTATLTTTVPSSTTTTATTVTTQPSITTTTATTTMIPPHPPPPPPPQRPSPPLLLPSHRNRRAMGQRGKPGRGRARQEGRGQEEEQPPTRRRSGRATTLASTRATESDLQEIEELRRSRRAKRAAVALAKEEGWSSSSEAPLSPQMSPDTLRGWPPPRLTSPTPSQSSEGTTSSTPSQRSNRLSSRSRRQSPASTFDFSMSASRSSAPSTPASQSSLGTGGASGSLADKTLADPNAGYTCDNSILTRAPSFFPSEEEFTDPLDYIEKIRPEAEQFGLCRIVPPSNFKPECRVNDDMRFTGNNQYVQKMMHRWGPNVRTLRAIRRCLAKQNIELTTNPLIGCMELDLVRLYEVVEQHGGLMSVIENELWGKVADACRIPRSAQERITKLDSIYCKYLLPYATLSSKEREELLAEVDTIHSRNMGESGAKKPSSAASSDNEEEEEEESLDCIVKGKSTALSTFYRIARNTASQWQPDPASLEVDERYWSLVSNGSHHVCVLSASIDTSEHGYGFPSHRSSPLAKHPWNLKNLCQNPNSILKSMGTIVGVTAPTLHVGMLFSTVCWYKDPHSLPWIEYLHTGASKIWYGVAASQEGKLCAALKKMVPDFVKDSAIWLPSDTAMVPPSELVREGVRVCRVVQDPGQFVVVFPGAFTSSVCKGYLISESAFFARPQYFDRAVATFKALRDCCEPSMFSLERLVLSVVTDPRSTLDGLLRARELVLQVVQREKDLRARLAQIGLEASERLSTPDSHRKKKSRFIEDEEENMCEMCRQNLYVALVTNSQEEAVYCLEHALTFLNKNPDHLEYCKLMYTYSLSELDGAVKQMEERILLKSGKKTSPIGKKNRQREHLDSFSSTSSSNL is encoded by the exons ATGGATACTCGCAAacgcaggaaggaagggggcAGTGTGCTAGCCCCCACCCTAGACAGCCTGCAGGTGTCCCCAAAGAG ggccaGAGTACATGCACAGAGGAAGTTTGCCCAGGGGTCCCAGCCAAACAGCCCAGCACCAACCCCAGTGAAGGAGACCAGGGAGCTGCGCGAGAGGACCACCACCTCGGAGCCTCGGACTAGGAGTGCCACCCAGGCTGCCCCGCCACCACCGCCCCTCGACCTGGTGGAGGTTCCCGTGAGGCCGACTGTCGAGGATTTCCTGACGTTTTTGTGCTACAGGG GCACTAGGATGCTGCCGCCGAGTCTGGAACACTTCAACTCCCCTCAGCTGGTAGAACAGTCCGGAGAGAGCAGGTGTCAGAGTCCAGCCCGGGAGGAGAGGAGTAGCAGGCTGTCCAAGAAGAGGCAGGATGGATACACACTGGAcaggagggacagggagaaggAATTGTctaag GACTCGGTGAAGAAGAACTTGGACCAGGCGACAGAGAGTGACGGCACCTACTCCTTCCCCTACCGAGTGACACGCAGCACGCCCCACCCTCCCCCTGCCCCTGCCCCGACGCCCCCTCCACTCCCCAGCGCCCAGAAGAAGCTGTCCAAGAGGCTCATGATGAAGAAGGCGCTAATCCTGCAAAACAAAGCCAAGACCATGAGGATGCAGG AGCGCAAGAATCTGTCGCTGCGGCGGTGTGAGGTGCAGGTGGCGGACACAGCGGCACTGCAGGGGTCTTCAGTGGCCACGCGCTCCGGCCGGCTGCTGCAGAAATACCGTCTGTCTGCCACCACAGCCATCGCACGCAAGAAAGCAAGAGTGGCCATGCGTTCCTCCATTAGGCCGAAGCAGAAGTTGTCTAGGATTttgcagag ACTTGGCGGAACAGCACTCACAGCAGACTCCAGAGTGCCGAGAATAACACGGAGCCAAGCAGAGGGGCGGAGTGAAACCAGTGTGGGGGCGGGgcgaggggaggtggagggcagggtgaaggagaggagtgagggagtggggaagatgaggaaggagaagggggaggatgcGACACAGTTCCCTCGCCCCGTCAGGTTGGTGCGACCCAAGCTGCATGGAAAGGTCATCGTCAGAAAGGTCGTTAGGGTCACTCGGGAAG CACTGAAGAACACAGAAAACGGCACTAACCACGTGGACGCCAGCCCCACAACATCCCCAGGCCAAGCAGCATCACCACCCCAGTCCCCCGACCAACTCCCACTGGCCAAGAGACTGCGGCGTAGCACCCAGGACGCTGCtgtcacccacacacccactggGAAGAAGGGAGCTGCCACACATTCGCACAGGAAGACAGACGCACCCGCACACCTTGAGAACGACAAGTGTACACCCCACACAAGCCTGGAAAACACTGTCACATCTACCTCAGGGTCAGAAACACCagcaaacacacccacaaagaatgcacacacacccagtaaaaacgcacacacaccccATAGGTCCTCCGCCACTTCCTCCCCCACGGTTTCCTCCACTTCGTCGCCACATAATACAAGATCCACGCCGGCCAAGCCCTCGCCGCACTCAGCAAGTCCAAGCCGCAGGTCAGCTAGGGATGAACGCTCTGCCACCAAAGAACATGATgctgataatgaggagga AAGGACGCCGGTCATTCGCATGCGCCCCagtaggaggagcagggagggcACCGCACCCTACCTCCACCTGGTGAGTGATGGGCGAGGCAATGGCAAGTCCctcacagcagcagtagtggcagcagcaggggTCACCACACAGGACCaccacagggaggaggaggaccaacaCCAGGAAGAGCagcaaatggaggaggaagaggaggaggaggaggaggaggaggaagggaatggtgcAAATGTCAAGGGGCATAACAGGACCA AAGAAGGCGACGGGGCACAGAGGCCTCAGCAGGGCGGTGCCGGGCCACACGAGGCATCCCCGACAGAGTCCCCGAGCAAGACGGGTGGCCGCAAGATTCTCAGGAAGGCTCGGGAGGcggagacggacagacagaattCCGAACCTGAGAACGTGCGGGTGACGAGACGAACGCCGGCTAAGGATGAGTCAGGCGGCGGCCGGCGACCCCGGCGAGGCGATACAGCTGAGGGCACCACCAGAGCCACGGCACGCCCTGAGGCTACACCGGCTGCCTCCAGGAGCCTGCGGAGGACGAGGAGTGACGCTGATGATGCGATGCGGAAGGTGGCGCCGCTGCCTACCCGCCGCGCCTCACTGGAGACGGATGGCCTGACAGAGGCCGGCAAGCAGCGGCGCAAGGCCCGGTCAGACCCCGCCAGCCACCAGGACAgcgaggtggaggagagtgagCGGCTGTCGACCAACACTCGATCCAGGAGGGAGCTGAGGCGGGCTGGCCATGCTGAGGCCATCCCCGCCAGGAGGTCAGAGGAGAATGACAAGGCAGCCAGGACCAGGGTGGGCCGGcatggtggtggggaggggcatggtggcagtagcagtggcggTGGCTCCCTGAGGGATGTGTCGCCGGAGATCGCCAAGCCGACAGACCTGGTCACCATTAACGACCTGAAGCCCAAGGTGGAGGCGGAGATGCTGCCTGCCAAGAGAAACTGCAGCAAGGTGGAGGCCGTCAAGGAGGAGGCCGCCGCCCtcaaggatgagaaggaagacaaggcagCCTTGGAGATAAAGATGGAGGCCAAACCTACCACCACACCCCAGAGGACTCCTGATGCTGGCGACAACCTGCATGGGCCAGGAGGCAAGTCCCGGCGGGCCGTGACACAGGAGAGACGGCCCGAACAGCATGTGTCTCGGGAGAGCACCAGGCAGGCGGCCCTGCGGCGCACAACTGACAAGTCTGACAGCGGCAGTGAGGCAGCAGAGTCCCGCAGTGGCAGCAGGAGTCGCAGCGGGTCTCTGGGTGGCACGGAGCCCCTTGCCCCGGAAGACAAGAaggccaccgctgctgctgccccaCAGAACCGCAGGAAGTCCATTGGCGGGCGGCGGCGCAGCAGCAACCACGACGAGGCCAAGCTGAATGAGGTACTGGAGAGCGTAGCCAAGGACTTTGAGCGGGACATTGACGGCGACCACTATGACAAGATGGAGAAGGACCTCATGATGGGCAACAAGTCCCCAGACAAGAACGGCGTCGCACCGCCCCCGGACCGCGACGAGGCCGACACCTGGGATGACCACACTGCCAATCCCAACGATGGTGGCAGTGCGGCAGCCAGAGGGGGGGTGGGGcagggaggaggcggcggcggtgggggCAGCCCCAGTCCCCGGAGAGGCACAGCCAGCAAAAAGCTAAGTGACGTGGTGCGCAGCCTGCAGCGAAAGGCGGAGGGCCCTGGCACGCCCCCCGCCCCGGACAGACCCACCTTCCTGCGGGACTTTTCCTCCTGGACTGATGACAAGCAGAGGCAAGTAAGTTCCCCCCCGGTAGCCCCCCCAGCAGGCACCCCGCCCCTCGACACCCCCCCACCACCCCTAGGAGCCGCACtcgggggggaaggggaggcagtGCAGGACcctgccactcctcctcctcctccccctccacctccacctcttcctccagcacCCCAGAGATCTGGCATGACCAAAGTACAACAGcctccctgccaccctgccccacccacctcatctcctcccactcccccatcctcctcctcatcctccaccccCTCATccacatcctcatcctcatccccaTCCACCACCAGTGAGGATGCCCCACCCGCCGCTCTTCCCCCATCCGCCATGCCCCCGGAGCCCCTCCCCAGCCTGGGCAAGTGTGTGTCAGCCAGGCTGGTGCCGGCTGGCCAGAAGGCTGCTGTGGGGCCTGGCAAGGTGGCAGCCCTGGAGCAGGTGACGGTGCTGCCCAGCCTGCCGGTGGCCGTCAAGACCCCAGCAGCCATCAGTGTGGTGGGGCCGGGGTTCCCGTCCCCCCTGGCCGTCTCCCGGGTGCCCCAGGCCGTGACCCTGTCCTCGGTGAGCAGTGGTGCTGTGGTGACCAGTGGCCCCAAGCCCCTGGACCCCGCCACTCTCAAGTGTGGCCCCAAGCAGCTTTATATTGCTCCAAagcctcccacctcctcctccgcctcctcctcccctgcaccAGGCCTGGCCGCAGTGCCCCCTGCCACCCAGTTGTCCATCTCAGTGCTGCCTCCCGGCACACAGAAGCCTTCCCCCAAGCCAGTACAAATTGCTCCCAAGCCCCCCTCCTCTGCCCCCCACCTGCACCCTGGCACCCCCATGCTGGCCCCTCAGGCCGGCCCGATGCTGCAGGCCCAGGTGCAGCCCCTGGGCCAGGCGGTGCACACGGTGCAGGCCATGCAGGCCCTGCCCCAGCCCATCCAGACAGTGCAAGCCATGGCCCACGGGGTGCCCATGCAGGCCGTCATCACCCAGGCTGTGCTGAACCCCACCCACCTGgtcaccccctcctcccctgccaAGATTGTCACCCAGCCCGTGTTTGTCACCTCCCCCACACCCACTGCCACCCCTTACACCCTCACCCCCCAGCAGGgtgctccccaccaccaccacttggcaGGTGGTGTGGGGGCTGTGGCCCGGGTGCTGGCCCCTGCTGTGGTGGGCAAGGTGTCTGCCAAGCCCCAGGCCCTGGTGGCCTCCAAGACCACCGACACCTTGGTTAGCCTGGCCCCCAGTGGCGGGGTGCGGCCCATGGTGCCCTTGGGCCAGGTGGCAgcgccgcaccaccaccaccaccaccaccaccaccagcacgctGCACCACAGATCCTCACCGTCAATGTAGTGCCGCTGGCCACCACACACGTGCAGACCATGGCAGGCCAGGCCAGCCTGCTGGCCaagcccatcaccaccaccctcacccaacaccaacacacactgctgcccgctgccgccgctgcacCAGAGGCTGTGTCCTGTGCTGCTgccaccctcctctccaccaccactgccaccactaccatcactgccactgccactgctaccactaccaccaccaccaccactgcctcattACAAGTtactggtgggggtggtggtgttacaAACACCTGCCTGAGTAGTGGTGTAGCCCAGGGTGCACTACTGTCAGGCACAGTACatggcaccactaccactgtgcAGGAAACACCACAGACAGGCACCCCTGCtaatggtagaggtggtggtggtggtggcggtggtagcggtgatggtagtggtggcagtggtggtggtggtggtggtggaggaggaggaggaggaggaggaggaggagtaggagtaggagtagtagtaggaggaggagagggacagatAGTTCTCTCCACcaagccaccgccaccaccaccaccactaccgccactgccactgctgggGGACAAGGCAGTGGGTGGAGGcagtgtgctgtgtggtggCCAGGGTGTGGCAGCGGTGTGCACCAccggcgtcaccaccaccaaaccactcAGGCCATGCACCACCACGccagccactgccaccaccacctctgcaaacaccacctccaccaccactactgccactacctctaccaccaccaccgccactaccactgccactaccaccgccactaccaccgccactaccaccgccactaccactgccactaccaccgccaccaccaccgccaccaccaccgccaccaccaccgccaccaccactgccaccaccactgccaccaccactgccaccaccactgctaacaccactgccaccaccaccactagcagccCGGTGCTGCATAACCACGTGGAGGGCGTGGCCAACACACCATGCAGTGCGGAGATGGGTGAGGTGGGACGGGGCATTGCTGCAGCCAATGTGCGGGTGACTGAGGTGTGCAGGGCTGGCCACAGGAACAGCTGCCCTGCTCCCACCACAACCCGGGGCACCTCCCCTGCTCTGATACCGTGCCGACCATCACAAAGCCCCTGccccgtcaccatcaccacaatagGTGGGGCGCCACAGCCTGTGTGGCCCTCCGCCCTGGCCCATCGCGTGTCCACTGTCACCCGGCCACCTGGCTTGCCTGTCAGGCTGTCTTCAAGCATCAGCATCACACACCACAAGGtgggggcagggcggggctcCTGCCCTGTGCCCCTGCAGCCACGGGACACCATGGAGAGGGCCGCTGGGGGCGGTGCAGTGGTAGGTGGCAGGCCGCGGCCAATAGTGGCTGCCGCCAGGGTGGACATCAGAAAGGTGGAGCGGCCGGCTGCTGTTACCACTGAGCCCTGCTCCACCATCCCCACCCCGAGTGTGTGCCCCACCCCAACCCCACCCACCACAGCTGTGGATGCCTCCACCCACACTGCCCTGCCCCACCGGGATCAGGACCAGGCCACCCCCACACCCAGGAATGAGGTGGAAGCCAGTCTGGCTAAGACAAATCTGGCAGATGGCCCCCACCCCGGCGAGGAGGAGGGCCGGGCCGGGGacaagacagcagcagcagcagtagcggtGGTGGCCAGCATGAATGGGCGGGAAGAGGGGGAGGCGGAGCGGGGTGGGCGGCGCAAGGAGCCCCTGCTGAGGCGCAGTCTGTTCAGGACTAAGAGTGGCGAGGAGAAACGTGGCGGCGCGGCAGCCATCTACCGCACCAGGACGTCTGAGGTGAAGCGGCCTTCAGGGGCCTTCTCCCCCCTGCATGAGAGCAGCGTGTACGCCTTTGAGCTGGAAGAGGCACGGCCCGAGGATGCTCTGCCCTTCTCCCAGCGCATCAGGAACATCCAGCCCTCACCCTCAACCTCACCTGCCGCCTCACCTGCCAaacccaccgctgccaccaccaccgctaccctcaccactgccgccaacaccaccaatgctgctgccactactgccaaGCCGGTGCCTCCTGTGCCCCAGCAGCCCCCTGCCAGGACTCCTGTGCCGGGCATGAGGAGCCCCGTGGTGCGCCTGGCCCCCCTCATTGTGGGTAGACCGCGCCCCTCAGTGGGAGTGCTGCCCCAGCCCCTTGCTGTAGGcaagaagaccaccaccaccactgctactggcaccaccaccactggcaccGGCACCCAGCCTATATTGGCCAGTAGGGCTGCTGGGCCCACTGTGCCAGACAACACTACAATGCCGCCCAAAGGTGCCACCAAGACCACCAAGTCGCCCCCCACCACACCCCAGGAGGGGACCAGGGTGGGGGCTGAGTCTGAGGACAAGGAGGCCGGCAGCAGTGGTAAGAATGGCAGCAGCaacggcagcagtagcagcagtggcagcggcAGCTGCGGTGGCAAGAATGGCGGCAGGAGGAATGTGAGCAGCGCATCCATCGCCATCCAGTGTGACATGGATGAGGgtgtggcggcagcggcggcagagGAGGGCGGTGTGCGGGCCAACGAGAGCGGCACGCAGACGGACGGCCCGGCCAAGTTCCCGCTGCCGCCCAACGCCTCACCCTTCTACTACCTGCCCCTGGCCATGGCTGCCCTGGGGGAGAAGCTGCCGGCACAGCTGGTGCAGCAGATGCTAGCCAAAACCCAGGGCCTGGTGGGGGCTGCTGAGGCTGGTATGATCCTGCAGCAGGCAGCACAGCTGGcccagcaacaccagcagaagCTGCAGCAGGGCCTGGCTGCCCCCCCACCCAACACTGCTGCCGTCAAGCCCATCAAGCCCCCCATCACCCCCCTAGtgtccaccaacaccaccaccactgctgccgccgTTAGGCCTCCCCCCAAGCCCCAGGAgtgtgtggcagcagcagcagcaacaacctgctgccccaccaccaccaacaccaccaccaccaccattgggACTGTGCccaccccatccaccaccactgccactaccaccaccgccaccaccaccacagccctcaccaccactgccacgctcaccaccactgtcccctcttccaccaccaccactgccaccaccgtcaccacccagcccagcatcaccaccactaccgccaccaccaccatga TaccgccacacccaccaccaccaccaccaccacagcggccatcaccaccactgctgctgccgtcACACAGGAACCGGAGAGCGATGGGGCAGCGGGGCAAgccggggcggggcagggcgcgGCAGGAGGGacgggggcaggaggaggagcagccccCGACACGCAGGAGAAGTGGGCGAGCCACCACTCTGGCCTCCACCCGCGCCACGGAGTCAGACCTTCAGGAAATTGAGGAACTGAGACGCAGCAGACGAGCCAAGAGGGCGGCCGTGGCCCTGGCCAAGGAAGAGGGCTGGAGCTCCTCCTCGGAGGCGCCCCTCAGCCCTCAGATGTCCCCAGATACCCTCAGGGGATGGCCGCCCCCTAGGCTGACCAG CCCGACGCCCTCCCAGAGTTCAGAgggcaccacctcctccacaccctCACAGCGCAGCAACCGCCTGTCTTCCCGCAGCCGCAGACAGTCTCCGGCCAGCACCTTCGACTTCAGCATGAG TGCCAGTCGCAGCTCAGCCCCCAGCACCCCGGCCAGCCAGAGCAGCTTAGGGACAGGAGGGGCGAGTGGCAGCCTGGCCGACAAGACCCTGGCAGATCCTAACGCTGGGTACACATGTGACAACTCCATCCTTACAAGGGCGCCCTCGTTCTTCCCATCCGAGGAGGAATTTACTGATCCGCTTGACTATATAGAGAAGATTAGACCAGAGGCGGAGCAGTTTGGGCTGTGTCGCATTGTTCCACCTAGTAATTTTAAG CCTGAATGCCGCGTGAATGACGACATGCGTTTCACAGGCAACAACCAGTACGTTCAGAAGATGATGCATCGCTGGGGGCCAAACGTGCGCACCCTCAGAGCCATCCGTCGGTGCCTGGCAAAGCAGAACATTGAGCTCACCACTAACCCCCTG ATTGGGTGCATGGAGCTGGACTTGGTGCGGCTGTATGAGGTGGTGGAGCAGCACGGGGGTCTCATGTCGGTCATCGAAAATGAGCTATGGGGTAAAGTGGCGGACGCTTGCAGAATTCCTCGATCGGCGCAGGAGAGAATAACAAAGCTGGACTCGATCTACTGCAAATACCTCCTGCCTTATGCCACGCTGTCCTCCA AGGAGCGAGAGGAGCTGCTGGCGGAGGTAGACACGATCCACTCACGGAATATGGGCGAGAGTGGAGCCAAGAAACCCTCCTCTGCTGCCTCTTccgataatgaggaggaggaggaggaggagagcctgGACTGCATTGTtaag GGGAAGAGCACCGCACTCAGCACATTTTACCGCATCGCTCGCAACACCGCAAGTCAGTGGCAGCCGGACCCAGCTAGCTTAGAGGTGGACGAGAGGTACTGGTCGCTGGTGTCGAACGGAAGTCATCATGTTTGTGTCCTCTCGGCAAGCATAGACACCTCAGAACATGGCTATGGATTTCCCAGTCATCGCTCATCACCACTCGCCAAGCACCCgtggaaccttaaaaaccttTGTCAGAACCCCAACTCTATTCTCAAGAGTATGGGGACTATTGTTG GAGTGACGGCACCAACGCTTCATGTGGGCATGTTGTTCTCCACTGTGTGTTGGTACAAGGACCCACACAGCCTCCCGTGGATTGAGTACCTTCACACTGGAGCCTCCAAGATATG GTATGGTGTTGCTGCCAGCCAGGAGGGGAAACTGTGTGCTGCGTTGAAGAAAATGGTGCCAGATTTCGTGAAGGACTCTGCTATTTGGTTGCCTTCTGACACTGCAATG GTCCCCCCGAGTGAGCTGGTGCGTGAGGGAGTGCGTGTGTGTCGAGTGGTGCAAGACCCAGGGCAGTTTGTTGTGGTGTTCCCTGGGGCCTTCACATCCAGCGTCTGCAAGGGTTACCTCATTTCCGAGAGTGCCTTCTTCGCGCGGCCTCAGTACTTCGACCGCGCTGTGGCT acttTCAAGGCGCTGCGTGACTGCTGTGAGCCGTCTATGTTTTCACTGGAGCGGCTGGTGCTCTCCGTGGTGACTGACCCCCGCAGCACTCTGGATGGTCTGCTGCGTGCCCGGGAACTGGTGCTTCAGGTGGTGCAGCGCGAGAAGGACCTCAGGGCACGGCTGGCGCAGATTG GTTTGGAGGCCAGTGAGCGTCTGTCCACACCCGACTCTCACCGCAAGAAGAAGAGCCGTTTCattgaggacgaggaggagaacatgTGCGAAATGTGCCGTCAAAACCTCTATGTTGCTCTG GTGACAAACTCGCAGGAGGAGGCGGTGTATTGCTTAGAACACGCCCTTACCTTTCTCAACAAGAACCCGGACCATTTAGAATACTGCAAGCTGATGTACACTTATAGCTTG TCTGAGCTGGACGGAGCAGTGAAGCAGATGGAGGAACGCATTCTGTTGAAGAGTGGCAAGAAGACTTCACCCATTGGCAAGAAGAACAGGCAGAGGGAACACCTGGACTCcttcagcagcaccagcagttcTAACCTGTGA